A single window of Manduca sexta isolate Smith_Timp_Sample1 chromosome 15, JHU_Msex_v1.0, whole genome shotgun sequence DNA harbors:
- the LOC115450098 gene encoding SUMO-activating enzyme subunit 2, translated as MVARVAGVFDEKLTEAIANSKILVVGAGGIGCEILKNLVLTGFPYIEIIDLDTIDVSNLNRQFLFHKEHVGKSKAQVAKDSALSFNPNVTIIAHHDSVISNDYGVSYFKQFNIVMNALDNRVARNHVNRMCLAANVPLVETGTAGYAGQVELIKKGLTQCYECQPKAPQKSFPGCTIRNTPSEPIHCIVWAKHLFNQLFGEEDPDQDVSPDTADPEAAGDAGQSALSSEGTNAGNVERKSTRAWAAETNYDPEKLFSKLFGDDIRYLLSMENLWKKRRPPTPLVWDNLPGKDDLPAQHSGLPDQRVWTVHECAQVFAASCKSLQADLKGRPDGDHLVWDKDEKSAMDFVTACANIRAHIFNIPLKSRFEIKSMAGNIIPAIATANAIVAGLAVLRTQSILRGQIETCTSVYLRPKVNHRGQLFVPEKTLTPPNPKCYVCAPKPEVALACNLKQLTLKDLNSAFKEGLNMQAPDATVEGKGLVVLSSEPGETDHNNDKTLEQIGLNDGCALLVDDFLQNYEVRVRLQQEDEEKSWRLVTDTDAPMPAPKEESTNGSNGANEPKPGPSRSRDDSDSDMEIVEEDEDEPVVKPPKRRRTEMSDEVVELC; from the exons atggtTGCGAGAGTAGCCGGTGTCTTTGACGAGAAACTAACAGAAGCGATTGCCAATTCTAAAATATTGGTTGTAGGTGCCGGCGGTATAGGTTGCGAGATACTCAAAAATCTTGTGCTGACCGGCTTCCCTTACATAGAAATT ATTGACCTTGATACCATAGATGTCAGTAATTTAAATCGTCAGTTTCTCTTCCACAAGGAACATGTTGGGAAGTCGAAAGCCCAGGTGGCGAAGGACAGCGCTCTAAGCTTTAACCCTAACGTGACTATCATTGCGCATCACGACAGTGTTATCAG CAATGATTACGGAGTCAGCTATTTCAAACAGTTCAACATTGTTATGAACGCTTTGGACAACCGTGTGGCTCGTAACCATGTGAACAGGATGTGTCTCGCTGCCAACGTGCCTTTAGTTGAAACTGGAACAGCTGGTTATGCTGGACAG GTCGAACTCATCAAAAAAGGTCTAACACAATGCTATGAATGTCAACCAAAAGCACCTCAAAAAAGCTTTCCAGGGTGCACAATCCGTAACACTCCATCGGAACCGATCCACTGTATTGTCTGGGCTAAGCATCTTTTCAACCAGTTATTTGGTGAGGAAGATCCTGATCAAGATGTCAGTCCAGATACGGCAGACCCTGAAGCAGCAGGAGATGCAGGTCAATCAGCATTGTCATCAGAAGGAACAAATGCCGGAAATGTAGAGAGGAAAAGCACTAGAGCATGGGCAGCGGAAACTAATTATGACCCAGAGAAATTGTTCTCGAAATTATTTGGTGATgatattcgttatttattgtCTATGGAGAATTTGTGGAAAAAACGCAGGCCGCCCACCCCGTTGGTGTGGGACAACTTACCCGGGAAGGATGACTTGCCTGCACAACACTCAGGTCTGCCTGACCAGCGTGTGTGGACTGTTCATGAATGTGCACAG GTGTTTGCAGCAAGTTGCAAGTCTCTTCAAGCAGATTTGAAAGGACGTCCAGACGGCGATCATCTTGTTTGGGACAAGGATGAGAAGAGTGCCATGGACTTTGTGACAGCATGCGCCAACATCCGTGCGCACATCTTCAATATTCCTCTCAAGTCAcggtttgaaataaaat CAATGGCGGGCAACATTATCCCTGCAATCGCGACAGCAAATGCTATTGTGGCCGGCTTGGCGGTGCTCCGTACCCAGTCAATACTGAGAGGGCAAATAGAAACTTGCACCAGTGTATACCTCAGACCTAAGGTCAACCACCGGGGTCAACTGTTTGTACCTGAGAAAA CACTTACACCACCCAACCCCAAATGTTATGTTTGTGCACCAAAACCGGAAGTTGCACTCGCTTGTAACCTCAAACAACTGACACTCAAAGATCTCAATTCAGCTTTCAAAGAAGGTCTAAATATGCAAGCTCCAGATGCCACTGTAGAGGGCAAAGGACTTGTGGTGTTATCTTCAGAGCCTGGAGAAACTGACCACAACAATGACAAGACTCTAGAACAAATTGGTTTAAACGATGGCTGTGCATTGTTAGTTGATGATTTCCTACAAAACTATGAAGTAAGAGTTCGACTCCAGCAGGAAGATGAGGAGAAGTCTTGGCGTTTGGTGACAGATACGGATGCGCCAATGCCGGCACCGAAGGAAGAATCAACGAACGGCTCCAACGGTGCTAATGAGCCGAAGCCAGGCCCGTCTAGAAGCCGCGATGATAGTGACAGTGACATGGAGATCGTCGAGGAGGATGAAGACGAGCCGGTCGTGAAGCCGCCGAAGCGCAGGCGCACCGAAATGTCCGACGAGGTCGTTGAACTCTGTTAA
- the LOC115450102 gene encoding caltractin — protein MPPKKGKEKEPPAPVKATGPPPKPRKPPPPPACFSNEDIAKFKEIFKAFDEDNIDKVPIEAIPTMLRKLGFNPKGEEIKQLFVMFLEDDLVDTVEFFEWLFMVEAKMNWGDDFEAAILKAFAAIGHDDEETGFVDFEVLREELMTWGEPLSEIEFMDWIKLAMKDKTYNPEDGKLNYPKFVENMNNKDERYIKEPINFFKLDQKTLAAMAMKKAQEEKEEQERKDAEHKAKAEAKRQRMIAEGLIPPD, from the exons ATGCCACCAAAGAAAGGCAAGGAGAAGGAACCACCGGCGCCAGTCAAAGCAACTGGCCCGCCTCCTAAGCCAAGAAAACCACCGCCACCACCAGCCTGCTTCTCGAATGAAGATATCGCCAAGTTTAAGGAAATTTTTAAAGCCTTCGATGAAGACAATATTGATAAG GTTCCAATAGAAGCAATTCCTACAATGCTTAGAAAATTAGGATTTAACCCAAAAGGCGAAGAAATAAAGCAACTATTCGTAATGTTCCTAGAAGACGATTTAGTCGACACAGTGGAATTCTTCGAATGGCTGTTTATGGTTGAAGCCAAAATGAACTGGGGAGATGATTTTGAAGCCGCTATACTTAAAGCCTTTGCTGCTATAGGACACGATGATGAAGAAACAGGTTTCGTAGACTTTGAAGTACTCAGAGAAGAACTGATGACCTGGGGCGAGCCATTATCAGAAATTGAGTTCATGGATTGGATTAAACTTGCAATGAAGGATAAGACGTATAATCCAGAAGATGGTAAATTGAATTATCCGAAGTTTGTTgagaatatgaataataaagacGAGAGGTACATTAAAGAGCCAATAAACTTCTTTAAGCTGGACCAGAAGACGTTGGCGGCGATGGCTATGAAGAAAGCCCAGGAAGAGAAGGAGGAACAAGAAAGGAAAGATGCAGAACATAAGGCTAAAGCGGAAGCTAAGAGGCAGAGGATGATTGCGGAGGGTTTGATACCGCCAGATTAA